In Zea mays cultivar B73 chromosome 7, Zm-B73-REFERENCE-NAM-5.0, whole genome shotgun sequence, the following proteins share a genomic window:
- the LOC103633275 gene encoding BTB/POZ domain-containing protein At3g22104 isoform X3, with translation MAAADVAAAEAEAEAAPSLVRMTEKALEEMPHWPWHTVVDAVKQCQRLVPLADSTGAFDAAVAALVSQMAVPPPAGDATPTGSSPESTAFRFSCDTKSSSLSLRGGSCVSRTWWFEDLVALGPATVERVASALVARGADHGVVARFLFYYLKCRVAGASAEEKKAMLQASVAVMAKLDRSAVSCKGLFGILRIAAPLRLADACQERLVAMIGRKLDHATLDNLLVPAPPGTGSLYDVSLVLRFLAAFLRGGASDEPARLKKVGKLVDLYLAEVAPDPSLRPAKFLELATALPAHARDCHDALYRAIDVYFQVHGRLTDEEKMKICRGLSYEKLSPESCKHLARNGEFPTRAAVQALASQHTVLKSIVLREPAGQLKPVSLSPPPSTGKHRDVGGGENDEGQVVLYAGRLDLSLENQNLRSLLDGMHWRVMELEKVCSRMKTQMSKMKQPRRGGGGGRAGRSSLPRMCS, from the exons ATGGCGGCGGCGGACGTGGCcgcggccgaggccgaggccgaggccgcgccGAGCCTGGTGCGGATGACGGAGAAGGCGCTGGAGGAGATGCCGCACTGGCCGTGGCACACGGTCGTGGACGCCGTGAAGCAGTGCCAGCGCCTGGTCCCGCTCGCGGACTCCACCGGCGCGTTCGACGCGGCCGTGGCGGCGCTGGTGTCCCAGATGGCCGTGCCCCCGCCGGCCGGGGACGCCACGCCCACGGGCTCCTCGCCGGAGAGCACCGCGTTCCGGTTCTCGTGCGACACCAAGAGCAGCAGCCTCAGCCTGCGCGGCGGGTCCTGCGTCAGCCGCACCTGGTGGTTCGAGGACCTCGTCGCGCTCGGCCCTGCCACGGTGGAGCGCGTCGCCTCGGCGCTCGTGGCCAGGGGCGCCGACCACGGCGTCGTCGCCCGGTTCCTCTTCTACTACCTAAAGTGCCGCGTCGCCGGTGCGAGCGCCGAGGAGAAGAAGGCGATGCTGCAGGCCTCGGTCGCCGTCATGGCGAAGCTGGACCGAAGCGCCGTCTCCTGCAAGGGCCTCTTCGGCATCCTGAGGATCGCCGCGCCGCTGAGGCTGGCCGACGCGTGCCAGGAGCGGCTCGTGGCCATGATCGGCCGCAAGCTGGACCACGCGACGCTCGATAACCTGCTCGTCCCGGCGCCGCCCGGGACGGGCAGCCTGTACGACGTGAGCCTGGTGCTGAGGTTCTTGGCCGCGTTCCTCCGCGGCGGCGCCAGTGACGAGCCGGCGAGGCTGAAGAAGGTGGGCAAGCTCGTGGACCTGTACCTGGCCGAGGTCGCTCCGGACCCGTCCCTTCGCCCGGCCAAGTTCCTGGAGCTCGCCACCGCGCTGCCGGCTCACGCGAGGGACTGCCACGACGCGCTGTATCGCGCCATCGACGTCTATTTCCAG GTTCACGGCCGCCTGACGGACGAGGAGAAGATGAAGATCTGCAGGGGGCTGAGCTACGAGAAGCTGTCGCCCGAGAGCTGCAAGCACCTGGCGCGGAACGGCGAGTTCCCGACGAGGGCGGCGGTGCAGGCGCTGGCGTCGCAGCACACGGTGCTGAAGAGCATCGTGCTGCGCGAGCCCGCGGGCCAGCTGAAGCCCGTGTCGCTGTCCCCTCCCCCGTCCACGGGTAAGCACCGCGACGTCGGCGGCGGCGAGAACGACGAGGGTCAGGTGGTCCTGTACGCGGGGCGGCTGGACCTGTCGCTGGAGAACCAGAACCTGCGGTCGCTCCTGGACGGGATGCACTGGCGGGTGATGGAGCTGGAGAAGGTGTGTAGCCGGATGAAGACGCAGATGAGCAAGATGAAGCAGCCCAGGCGCGGAGGCGGTGGCGGCCGCGCCGGCAGGTCGTCGCTCCCCAGGATGTGCTCCTGA
- the LOC103633275 gene encoding BTB/POZ domain-containing protein At3g22104 isoform X2, with protein sequence MSRVGVVLEVDVNGEELFFVDKDVLARFCGRIRRLVVAGAASAGRRPRVTLQGLPGGPEAFELVARFCYTDDGGRGGAVTAGNACVLRCAAEFLDMAAADVAAAEAEAEAAPSLVRMTEKALEEMPHWPWHTVVDAVKQCQRLVPLADSTGAFDAAVAALVSQMAVPPPAGDATPTGSSPESTAFRFSCDTKSSSLSLRGGSCVSRTWWFEDLVALGPATVERVASALVARGADHGVVARFLFYYLKCRVAGASAEEKKAMLQASVAVMAKLDRSAVSCKGLFGILRIAAPLRLADACQERLVAMIGRKLDHATLDNLLVPAPPGTGSLYDVSLVLRFLAAFLRGGASDEPARLKKVGKLVDLYLAEVAPDPSLRPAKFLELATALPAHARDCHDALYRAIDVYFQVHGRLTDEEKMKICRGLSYEKLSPESCKHLARNGEFPTRAAVQALASQHTVLKSIVLREPAGQLKPVSLSPPPSTGKHRDVGGGENDEGQVVLYAGRLDLSLENQNLRSLLDGMHWRVMELEKVCSRMKTQMSKMKQPRRGGGGGRAGRSSLPRMCS encoded by the exons ATGAGCCGTGTCGGTGTCGTCCTTGAGGTGGATGTGAACGGCGAGGAGCTCTTCTTCGTTGATAAG GACGTTCTAGCGCGCTTCTGCGGCAGGATCAGGAGGCTGGTGGTCGCCGGCGCAGCGTCTGCGGGGCGGCGTCCGAGGGTGACTCTGCAAGGACTCCCCGGTGGCCCCGAGGCGTTCGAGCTCGTCGCGAGGTTCTGCTACACCGACGACggcggacggggcggggcggtgaCGGCGGGCAACGCGTGCGTGCTGCGGTGCGCGGCGGAGTTCCTGGACATGGCGGCGGCGGACGTGGCcgcggccgaggccgaggccgaggccgcgccGAGCCTGGTGCGGATGACGGAGAAGGCGCTGGAGGAGATGCCGCACTGGCCGTGGCACACGGTCGTGGACGCCGTGAAGCAGTGCCAGCGCCTGGTCCCGCTCGCGGACTCCACCGGCGCGTTCGACGCGGCCGTGGCGGCGCTGGTGTCCCAGATGGCCGTGCCCCCGCCGGCCGGGGACGCCACGCCCACGGGCTCCTCGCCGGAGAGCACCGCGTTCCGGTTCTCGTGCGACACCAAGAGCAGCAGCCTCAGCCTGCGCGGCGGGTCCTGCGTCAGCCGCACCTGGTGGTTCGAGGACCTCGTCGCGCTCGGCCCTGCCACGGTGGAGCGCGTCGCCTCGGCGCTCGTGGCCAGGGGCGCCGACCACGGCGTCGTCGCCCGGTTCCTCTTCTACTACCTAAAGTGCCGCGTCGCCGGTGCGAGCGCCGAGGAGAAGAAGGCGATGCTGCAGGCCTCGGTCGCCGTCATGGCGAAGCTGGACCGAAGCGCCGTCTCCTGCAAGGGCCTCTTCGGCATCCTGAGGATCGCCGCGCCGCTGAGGCTGGCCGACGCGTGCCAGGAGCGGCTCGTGGCCATGATCGGCCGCAAGCTGGACCACGCGACGCTCGATAACCTGCTCGTCCCGGCGCCGCCCGGGACGGGCAGCCTGTACGACGTGAGCCTGGTGCTGAGGTTCTTGGCCGCGTTCCTCCGCGGCGGCGCCAGTGACGAGCCGGCGAGGCTGAAGAAGGTGGGCAAGCTCGTGGACCTGTACCTGGCCGAGGTCGCTCCGGACCCGTCCCTTCGCCCGGCCAAGTTCCTGGAGCTCGCCACCGCGCTGCCGGCTCACGCGAGGGACTGCCACGACGCGCTGTATCGCGCCATCGACGTCTATTTCCAG GTTCACGGCCGCCTGACGGACGAGGAGAAGATGAAGATCTGCAGGGGGCTGAGCTACGAGAAGCTGTCGCCCGAGAGCTGCAAGCACCTGGCGCGGAACGGCGAGTTCCCGACGAGGGCGGCGGTGCAGGCGCTGGCGTCGCAGCACACGGTGCTGAAGAGCATCGTGCTGCGCGAGCCCGCGGGCCAGCTGAAGCCCGTGTCGCTGTCCCCTCCCCCGTCCACGGGTAAGCACCGCGACGTCGGCGGCGGCGAGAACGACGAGGGTCAGGTGGTCCTGTACGCGGGGCGGCTGGACCTGTCGCTGGAGAACCAGAACCTGCGGTCGCTCCTGGACGGGATGCACTGGCGGGTGATGGAGCTGGAGAAGGTGTGTAGCCGGATGAAGACGCAGATGAGCAAGATGAAGCAGCCCAGGCGCGGAGGCGGTGGCGGCCGCGCCGGCAGGTCGTCGCTCCCCAGGATGTGCTCCTGA